Proteins encoded in a region of the Vicia villosa cultivar HV-30 ecotype Madison, WI linkage group LG5, Vvil1.0, whole genome shotgun sequence genome:
- the LOC131601467 gene encoding pectinesterase inhibitor 9-like: MAQKHILISLAIFLSLLLESSLAKHNSQTITYIKSSCNGTLYPNLCIRCLNKFSHSTINGPQHLAQLALSVSLSRALQTRVYLLDAAKELETIDHNNKRMYLTVQDCVNQINDSVDQLTQAIKELKKLNQFNTIINDKVLWHISNVETWVSTALTDASSCVQSFPGHRMSKRVATIKVRAKNVAEVTSNALALFNSYASRYKLAATGTTKKP; encoded by the coding sequence ATGGCACAAAAACATATCCTCATATCACTAGCTATTTTTCTCTCGCTCCTCTTAGAGTCCTCCTTGGCCAAACATAATTCTCAAACAATAACCTACATAAAGTCCTCTTGCAATGGTACTCTCTATCCTAATCTATGCATTCGTTGCCTTAACAAATTTTCACATTCAACCATAAATGGCCCTCAACATTTAGCCCAACTCGCCTTGTCCGTAAGTCTCTCTAGAGCCCTTCAAACAAGAGTGTACCTTTTAGACGCAGCCAAGGAACTCGAGACAATTGATCATAACAACAAAAGGATGTATCTAACCGTTCAAGATTGTGTGAATCAAATCAATGATAGTGTTGACCAACTTACCCAGGCCATCAAAGAACTTAAAAAGTTGAACCAATTTAACACCATCATCAATGATAAAGTGTTGTGGCACATAAGTAATGTTGAGACATGGGTTAGTACTGCCTTAACAGATGCTAGTAGCTGTGTGCAATCATTTCCTGGTCACAGGATGAGTAAAAGGGTTGCAACGATTAAGGTTAGGGCGAAGAATGTTGCAGAAGTTACAAGTAATGCACTTGCTTTGTTTAATAGTTATGCTTCCAGGTACAAACTTGCAGCAACTGGAACCACCAAGAAGCCTTGA
- the LOC131606408 gene encoding pectinesterase inhibitor 9-like has product MAKKHILISLAIFLSFLLESSLAKHNSQTITYIKSSCNGTLYPNLCIRCLNKFSHSTINGPQHLAQLALSVSLSKALQTRAYLLNVAKELKTIDHNNKRMHLTVQDCVNQINDSVDQLTQAIKELKKLNQFNTIINDKVLWHISNVETWVSTALIDASSCVQSFPGHRMSKRVATIKVRAKNVAEVTSNALALFNSYASSYKLAAAGTTKKP; this is encoded by the coding sequence ATGGCAAAAAAACATATTCTCATATCACTAGCTATTTTTCTCTCATTCCTCTTAGAGTCCTCCTTGGCCAAACATAATTCTCAAACAATAACTTACATAAAGTCCTCTTGCAATGGTACTCTCTATCCTAATCTATGCATTCGTTGCCTTAACAAATTTTCACATTCAACCATAAATGGTCCTCAACACTTAGCCCAACTTGCCTTATCTGTTAGCCTCTCCAAAGCCCTACAAACAAGAGCATACCTTTTGAATGTAGCCAAAGAACTCAAAACAATTGATCATAACAACAAAAGGATGCATCTTACCGTGCAAGATTGTGTGAATCAAATCAATGATAGTGTTGACCAACTTACCCAAGCCATCAAAGAACTTAAAAAGTTGAACCAATTTAACACCATCATAAATGATAAAGTGTTGTGGCACATAAGTAATGTTGAGACATGGGTGAGCACTGCCTTAATTGATGCTAGTAGTTGTGTACAATCGTTCCCCGGTCATAGAATGAGTAAAAGGGTTGCAACGATTAAGGTTAGGGCAAAGAATGTTGCAGAAGTTACTAGTAATGCACTTGCTTTGTTTAACAGTTATGCTTCTAGTTACAAACTAGCAGCAGCTGGAACAACAAAAAAGCCTTGA